A genomic window from Salvelinus namaycush isolate Seneca chromosome 5, SaNama_1.0, whole genome shotgun sequence includes:
- the LOC120047229 gene encoding uncharacterized protein LOC120047229, with the protein MRRTMTMNGHQTQTTVPLDLRTTKRECGNGADWTPTSKGLSVRVRVPYPTAPLTEDDCPNGNPSPTVEPLAHRCGSSLIKPPVNTGNPAVLEKKHSPAVTSHTPFTPNPGERSTTDTRTQDISSSRLPFRKRQFPTEWETPEQSRTPPEREERLSPYKDLCCRPSPPNIFLQSYDNENIGSLASVSHRQLSVASGFDNGHQSVGPVRSMQAPRPYYPYPGYPFYSWPSRSPLVVNVPVSHLQSSLYPTGHTEHLLADVAQATCQDDDGDTYVCF; encoded by the exons ATGCGGAGGACCATGACCATGAACGGTCACCAGACTCAAACCACAGTGCCACTGGATTTGCGCACCACAAAGAGGGAGTGTGGGAACGGTGCCGACTGGACTCCCACCAGCAAAGGTCTCTCCGTTCGGGTGAGAGTGCCGTATCCCACTGCCCCACTCACGGAGGATGACTGTCCAAACGGAAATCCCAGCCCTACTGTGGAGCCGCTGGCGCATCGTTGTGGATCATCGTTGATAAAACCTCCTGTGAACACGGGAAACCCGGCAGTTCTGGAGAAAAAACACTCCCCAGCTGTAACTTCTCACACGCCATTCACTCCGAACCCTGGTGAGCGCAGCACAACAGACACACGAACACAGGACATATCTTCCTCGAGGCTTCCTTTTAGGAAACGTCAATTTCCTACCGAATGGGAGACGCCGGAACAGTCACGTACCCCACCCGAGAGAGAGGAGCGCTTATCCCCCTACAAAGACTTGTGCTGCAGACCGAGTCCTCCAAATATTTTTTTACAGAGCTACGACAATGAGAATATTGGTTCCCTGGCATCCGTCTCACACAGACAATTGTCCGTCGCCAGCGGTTTTGACAATGGACACCAAAGCGTCGGTCCGGTTCGTTCAATGCAAGCACCCCGTCCTTACT ATCCCTATCCAGGGTACCCATTCTACTCCTGGCCCAGCAGGTCACCGCTGGTTGTGAACGTGCCTGTCTCTCACCTCCAGTCCTCTCTTTACCCGACAGGACACACCGAACACCTGCTGGCAGATGTTGCCCAGGCGACGTGCCAAGATGACGACGGCGACACGTATGTTTGTTTTTGA